From a region of the Paenibacillus segetis genome:
- a CDS encoding superoxide dismutase family protein, with the protein MKLRQIPLLAVIVLLLIVTGCKAEETMGAMTASIANEPSAAVKPITSDIINEKGAKIGTATFTQLAKGVQIDVSASGLKPGLHGIHIHETGKCEIPDFKSAGAHFNPTVKQHGYDSPKGEHAGDLSNLVAGADGKAQAQFVLTTVTLQKDVPNSLLKSGGTALIIHEDPDDMHTDPAGNSGNRIGCAIIQ; encoded by the coding sequence ATGAAGTTAAGACAAATTCCATTGTTAGCTGTTATTGTCCTGCTACTGATCGTAACAGGTTGCAAAGCCGAAGAAACCATGGGTGCAATGACAGCCTCAATCGCCAATGAACCATCTGCAGCGGTGAAGCCCATCACGAGCGACATTATCAATGAAAAGGGAGCTAAAATTGGAACAGCTACGTTTACGCAATTAGCAAAAGGTGTTCAAATTGATGTATCTGCATCAGGGTTAAAGCCTGGACTCCATGGCATTCATATACACGAAACAGGCAAGTGTGAAATACCGGATTTCAAATCAGCAGGTGCACACTTTAACCCAACAGTTAAACAGCATGGATATGATAGCCCCAAAGGAGAACATGCGGGTGATTTATCTAATCTCGTAGCAGGAGCAGATGGGAAAGCACAGGCTCAATTTGTATTAACGACGGTCACGTTGCAAAAAGATGTTCCCAACTCACTACTCAAAAGTGGTGGAACTGCTTTGATCATTCATGAAGATCCAGATGATATGCATACCGATCCCGCAGGTAACTCTGGTAATAGAATTGGATGCGCGATCATTCAATAA
- a CDS encoding LysR family transcriptional regulator, whose product MIVHTLKVFVTVAEQSNFSRAAEMLNLSQPGVSLHIRNLENEFGVKLLHRSSKQVKMTEAGLILYTRAKQILAQYDAATEEIHLLRNEVTGSLKIGASYTIGEYILPRLLSQFVNQYPHIDIQVKIANTEEIAQEIHTNELDVGLVEGEIEYPEIQVNPPFMEDEMVLVVPAGHPLASLRSVSPNMLHDLVWVFREHGSGTRAFSDHFIDELGLHVKRSFVFNSNQGVKEAVIAGLGVAILSRLVMIKELESEGLHNIQIQGQHMTRNFYVLQDKKSSLDTMAVKMFIQKLRQFAHDPDTFTPPSFH is encoded by the coding sequence ATGATTGTTCATACCTTGAAAGTATTTGTAACCGTAGCAGAACAAAGCAATTTTTCAAGAGCTGCAGAAATGCTTAATCTTTCTCAGCCAGGGGTCAGTCTACATATAAGAAACTTGGAAAATGAATTTGGTGTTAAGCTTCTCCATCGTTCTTCTAAGCAAGTGAAGATGACGGAAGCAGGACTTATTTTATACACAAGAGCCAAGCAAATTTTAGCCCAATATGATGCAGCTACAGAAGAAATTCATCTATTACGGAACGAGGTTACAGGGTCATTAAAAATAGGCGCAAGCTATACCATTGGTGAATACATCCTACCGCGTCTTCTATCACAATTCGTGAATCAATATCCGCATATCGATATCCAGGTAAAAATTGCGAATACCGAAGAGATCGCACAAGAGATCCATACCAATGAACTTGATGTCGGCTTGGTTGAGGGTGAAATTGAGTATCCCGAAATTCAAGTGAATCCGCCTTTTATGGAAGATGAAATGGTGTTAGTTGTGCCTGCTGGACATCCCTTAGCTTCGCTAAGAAGTGTTAGTCCAAACATGTTGCATGATCTAGTCTGGGTGTTTAGAGAACACGGATCGGGTACCCGGGCTTTTAGCGATCATTTTATCGATGAGCTGGGCCTACACGTGAAACGTTCCTTCGTCTTCAACAGTAATCAGGGGGTTAAGGAAGCTGTTATTGCAGGTTTGGGTGTTGCGATTTTATCCCGCTTAGTTATGATTAAGGAGCTTGAAAGTGAGGGATTACATAATATACAGATACAAGGTCAACATATGACCCGTAATTTCTATGTTTTGCAGGATAAGAAGTCTTCCTTAGATACGATGGCTGTGAAAATGTTCATTCAAAAACTTAGACAATTTGCTCACGATCCGGACACCTTCACTCCCCCATCATTCCACTAA